GATGGCAACACCAGCAGCGTCAGCGCCGTTGAGGTGAATAGCCCGCCCAAAACAACCACAGCTAGAGGCTGCAAAATTTCTTTGCCCGCTCCACTGCCAAGTACCAAGGGCACCATGCCTAGGGCCGAGGTGAGGGCCGTCATTAAAATAGCCACCAACCGCTCTGAGGAACCTTCAACAATGACCTCCCGCAGCGGCATCCCCTGGGCCAGTTTGGTGTTGTAGTTATCGACCAACAGCAGGCCATTGCGGGTGGCTACGCCAAACAGGGTGATGAAGCCGACCAGCGACGCCACCGACACCACGCC
This genomic interval from Candidatus Obscuribacterales bacterium contains the following:
- a CDS encoding efflux RND transporter permease subunit → GVVSVASLVGFITLFGVATRNGLLLVDNYNTKLAQGMPLREVIVEGSSERLVAILMTALTSALGMVPLVLGSGAGKEILQPLAVVVLGGLFTSTALTLLVLPSLYAQFGRHLVPKVAAPLPPPEVATEPHDPALVQ